From the Osmerus eperlanus chromosome 21, fOsmEpe2.1, whole genome shotgun sequence genome, one window contains:
- the LOC134007679 gene encoding interferon-induced very large GTPase 1-like gives MANDTINQCLTFVAGKVKEKTDYHPAHTMELLELIENNLKKHCELDISPKIAAALKIHICGHAAREFQSMHEAFIKDKDPERNFLALKPQYCNDFKGLYYQKETRKEYKRKAKEFTDESLKPAVMEYIQKSPNLDINGIIKEIVEFRTIRHFQLFMLKELSSSEFNRFQKYIKNYNESAQNLIQQILEKRCRSNKIEIVRTICREIQAAVVQLEGTHISNGGDIKEFFVGLRSKLNERLVISDNTTGLVVNNFRASEFSNVLTELIGKMEKDLLLKEKSVPCGPLKQQQKKLLGCQRFCPRCNVPCDKEGESHWWHTALTHRPLAFGKEEKSGKLTFQMCSHTDSSWFTIWKSYFKREVQPYDTPITATPYWKFIFAKHNEKYAEIHKCSPGKIPEAWKAITREEAVQNLNV, from the coding sequence ATGGCCAATGACACCATAAACCAGTGTCTGACATTTGTAGCAGGAAAGGTGAAAGAAAAAACTGACTACCACCCAGCTCACACCATGGAACTACTGGAATTAATTGAAAATAACCTGAAAAAACACTGTGAGTTGGACATAAGTCCTAAGATTGCTGCAGCTCTGAAAATACACATCTGTGGGCATGCAGCGAGGGAATTCCAGAGCATGCATGAAGCTTTCATCAAAGACAAAGACCCAGAAAGAAACTTTTTGGCGTTGAAGCCCCAGTACTGTAATGACTTCAAAGGCCTTTACTACCAGAAAGAAACGAGGAAAGAGTACAAAAGAAAGGCCAAAGAATTCACAGATGAATCTCTTAAACCAGCAGTCATGGAGTATATCCAGAAATCTCCCAATCTGGACATTAATGGCATAATAAAAGAAATTGTTGAATTCAGAACAATaagacattttcagttgttcATGCTTAAAGAGCTATCGTCATCTGAGTTCAACAGGTTCCAGAAGTATATTAAGAACTATAATGAAAGCGCACAGAATTTGATCCAGCAAATATTGGAAAAAAGATGTAGAAGTAATAAAATTGAAATTGTGAGGACAATTTGCAGAGAAATACAGGCTGCTGTTGTGCAATTAGAGGGAACTCACATTTCCAATGGAGGAGACATAAAAGAGTTCTTTGTTGGTTTACGCTCAAAACTGAATGAGAGGCTTGTCATCTCTGACAATACAACAGGATTGGTTGTAAATAATTTCAGGGCCAGTGAATTTTCCAATGTGTTGACAGAATTAATTGGAAAAATGGAAAAAGACCTTCTCCTAAAGGAGAAATCTGTACCTTGCGGCCCTCTGAAGCAACAGCAGAAAAAGCTGTTAGGCTGTCAGAGATTCTGTCCACGGTGCAATGTCCCCTGTgataaagagggggagagtCACTGGTGGCACACTGCTTTGACTCATCGACCACTTGCATTTGGGAAGGAAGAAAAGTCTGGGAAACTTACCTTTCAGATGTGCTCACATACAGACAGTTCCTGGTTTACTATTTGGAAGAGTTATTTCAAAAGAGAGGTCCAGCCGTATGACACCCCAATCACAGCCACACCCTACTGGAAGTTTATCTTTGCAAAGCACAATGAAAAGTATGCAGAGATACACAAATGCTCACCAGGTAAAATACCAGAAGCTTGGAAAGCAATCACAAGAGAGGAGGCTGTACAGAACTTAAATGTATGA